One genomic region from Streptomyces sp. Li-HN-5-11 encodes:
- the hrcA gene encoding heat-inducible transcriptional repressor HrcA, protein MLSERRLQVLRAIVQDYVGTEEPVGSKALTERHNLGVSPATVRNDMAALEDEGYIAQPHTSAGRIPTDKGYRLFVDKLAGVKPMTGPERRAIQNFLDGAVDLDDVVARTVRLLAQLTRQVAVVQYPSLTRSTVRHVELLSLAPARVMLVLITDTGRVEQRMIDCPAPFGETSLADLRARLNSRVAGRRFTDVPHLVEDLPEGFDLEDRGTVSTVLSTLLETLVEENEERLMIGGTANLTRFNHDFPLTIRPVLEALEEQVVLLKLLGETQDPSMTVRIGHENAHEGLNSTSIVSVGYGSGGEAVAKLGVVGPTRMDYPGTMGAVRAVARYVGQILAES, encoded by the coding sequence GTGCTCAGTGAGCGAAGGCTTCAGGTGTTGCGCGCCATCGTCCAGGACTACGTCGGCACCGAGGAGCCGGTGGGCTCCAAGGCCCTCACCGAGCGGCACAACCTCGGCGTCTCACCCGCCACGGTCCGCAACGACATGGCGGCCCTGGAGGACGAGGGGTACATCGCCCAGCCGCACACCAGCGCGGGGCGCATCCCCACCGACAAGGGGTACCGCCTCTTCGTCGACAAGCTGGCCGGCGTCAAGCCGATGACCGGGCCGGAGCGGCGGGCGATCCAGAACTTCCTGGACGGTGCCGTCGACCTCGACGACGTGGTGGCCCGGACGGTGCGGCTGCTGGCGCAGCTCACCCGGCAGGTGGCCGTGGTGCAGTACCCGTCGCTGACCCGTTCGACCGTGCGGCACGTGGAACTGCTGTCGCTCGCGCCCGCGCGCGTGATGCTCGTGCTGATCACGGACACCGGCCGGGTCGAGCAGCGGATGATCGACTGCCCGGCGCCCTTCGGGGAGACCTCCCTGGCGGATCTGCGGGCGCGGCTGAACAGCCGGGTCGCCGGCCGCCGGTTCACGGACGTCCCCCACCTGGTGGAGGACCTGCCGGAGGGCTTCGACCTCGAGGACCGGGGCACGGTCTCGACGGTGCTGTCCACCCTGCTGGAGACGCTCGTCGAGGAGAACGAGGAGCGGCTGATGATCGGCGGCACCGCCAATCTGACCCGCTTCAACCACGACTTCCCGCTCACCATCCGGCCCGTTCTGGAGGCGCTGGAGGAGCAGGTCGTCCTGCTGAAGCTGCTCGGTGAGACACAGGATCCGAGCATGACCGTGCGCATCGGTCACGAGAACGCCCACGAAGGACTCAACTCCACGTCCATCGTGTCGGTGGGCTACGGTTCGGGCGGCGAGGCAGTCGCCAAGCTCGGCGTGGTCGGACCGACCCGCATGGACTACCCGGGAACGATGGGAGCGGTACGCGCAGTGGCACGGTACGTCGGACAGATCCTGGCGGAGTCGTAA
- a CDS encoding MBL fold metallo-hydrolase, whose translation MTVTWEELGWERLADGVGRIRLPVWDCTVGLVIGAGSALLVDAGSSLAEGARLRAQARELAGGDVTLLALTHPHFDHIFGAAVFTDAEILAAEGYGIVVGDREELRTDGVRNGLDARAAQEAADALVLPSREVRDRVSLDLGGGREALLANLGPAHSSHDLTVTVPVPGDRPVVFCGDLVEESGEPQAGPDAVPSRWPAALDRLLALGGEDARYVPGHGAVVDASFVRAQRDALAERFGVSR comes from the coding sequence ATGACGGTGACTTGGGAAGAGCTGGGGTGGGAACGGCTGGCGGACGGGGTCGGGCGCATCCGGCTCCCGGTGTGGGACTGCACGGTCGGGCTGGTGATCGGGGCGGGTTCCGCCCTGCTCGTCGACGCGGGGTCGAGCCTGGCGGAAGGCGCGCGGTTGCGCGCGCAGGCGCGGGAGCTCGCCGGCGGCGATGTGACACTTCTCGCGCTGACACACCCGCACTTCGACCACATCTTCGGGGCGGCGGTGTTCACGGACGCGGAGATCCTCGCAGCCGAGGGTTACGGCATCGTTGTCGGCGACCGCGAGGAGCTTCGTACGGACGGTGTGCGCAACGGCCTGGACGCTCGGGCCGCGCAGGAGGCGGCCGACGCCCTGGTGCTGCCCTCCCGCGAGGTCCGCGACCGGGTGTCCCTGGACCTGGGTGGCGGCCGGGAGGCCCTGCTGGCGAACCTGGGCCCCGCCCACAGCTCGCACGACCTCACGGTGACGGTGCCGGTGCCGGGCGACCGGCCGGTGGTGTTCTGCGGCGACCTGGTCGAGGAGTCCGGCGAACCCCAGGCGGGTCCCGACGCCGTGCCGTCCCGGTGGCCCGCCGCCCTGGACCGGCTGCTGGCGCTCGGCGGCGAGGACGCGCGGTACGTACCCGGGCACGGGGCGGTGGTGGACGCGTCCTTCGTGCGGGCGCAGCGGGACGCCCTGGCGGAACGCTTCGGCGTGTCGCGCTGA
- a CDS encoding DUF3097 domain-containing protein, which yields MRSYSPDLTPPWKKSGAVPEVAAEPGLVVEEPGTGFCGAVIRCEAGTVTLEDRFGKHRVFPLEPRGFLLEGRVVTLVRPSSGPVRPTRTASGSVAVPQARARVARAGRIYVEGRHDAELVEKVWGDDLRVEGVVVEYLEGVDDLPSIIEEFAPGPDARLGVLVDHLVPGSKEWRIAESVTSEHALVVGHPYIDIWEAVKPASLGIAAWPKVPRGQDWKTGVCRALGWPSDNTGAVWQAILKRVGSYKDLEPELLGRVEELIDFVTGGGGA from the coding sequence ATGCGTTCGTACTCACCCGACCTGACCCCACCGTGGAAGAAGTCCGGGGCCGTGCCGGAGGTTGCGGCCGAACCCGGTCTGGTGGTCGAGGAGCCGGGGACCGGCTTCTGCGGGGCGGTGATCCGCTGCGAGGCGGGGACGGTGACCCTGGAGGACCGGTTCGGCAAGCACCGGGTGTTCCCGCTGGAGCCCCGCGGCTTCCTCCTGGAGGGGAGGGTGGTGACCCTGGTCCGGCCGTCGTCGGGTCCGGTGCGTCCCACCCGTACGGCGTCCGGTTCGGTCGCAGTCCCGCAGGCACGCGCGCGCGTGGCCCGCGCCGGGCGCATCTACGTGGAGGGCCGGCACGACGCCGAACTGGTCGAGAAGGTGTGGGGCGACGACCTGCGCGTCGAGGGCGTGGTCGTGGAGTACCTGGAGGGCGTGGACGACCTGCCGTCGATCATCGAGGAGTTCGCGCCGGGACCGGACGCGCGGCTGGGTGTCCTGGTCGACCATCTGGTGCCGGGCTCGAAGGAGTGGCGCATCGCCGAGTCGGTGACGAGCGAGCACGCGCTGGTCGTCGGCCACCCTTACATCGACATCTGGGAGGCGGTGAAGCCGGCCTCGCTGGGTATCGCCGCGTGGCCGAAAGTGCCGCGCGGGCAGGACTGGAAGACGGGGGTGTGCCGGGCGCTGGGGTGGCCGTCGGACAACACCGGGGCGGTGTGGCAGGCGATCCTGAAGCGGGTGGGCTCCTACAAGGACCTGGAGCCGGAGCTGCTGGGGCGCGTGGAGGAGCTGATCGACTTCGTCACGGGTGGCGGTGGGGCCTGA
- the hemW gene encoding radical SAM family heme chaperone HemW — translation MPSALPDGEPVPADGALPASALAGAAERPLGFYLHVPYCATRCGYCDFNTYTATELRGTGGVLASRDNYAATLTDEIRLARKVLGDDPREVRTVFVGGGTPTLLAADDLVRMLGAIRDEFGLAADAEVTTEANPESVDPAYLATLREGGFNRISFGMQSARQHVLKILDRTHTPGRPERCVTEARAAGFEHVNLDLIYGTPGESDDDWRASLEAAIGAGPDHVSAYALIVEEGTQLARRIRRGEIPMTDDDVHADRYLIAESVLSAAGFDWYEVSNWATSASGRCLHNELYWRGADWWGAGPGAHSHVGGVRWWNVKHPGAYAAALAAGKSPGAGREVLSDEDRRVERILLELRLREGVPLSLLKEEGLAASRRALAEGLLEGGSYEEGRAVLTLRGRLLADAVVRDLVD, via the coding sequence ATGCCTTCCGCACTCCCCGACGGCGAGCCCGTCCCCGCCGACGGCGCGCTGCCCGCCTCCGCGCTCGCCGGGGCCGCCGAGCGGCCCCTCGGGTTCTATCTGCACGTCCCGTACTGCGCGACCCGCTGCGGCTACTGCGACTTCAACACCTACACCGCCACCGAGCTGCGCGGCACCGGTGGAGTGCTCGCCTCCCGCGACAACTACGCCGCCACCCTGACCGACGAGATCCGCCTCGCCCGCAAGGTCCTCGGCGACGACCCGCGCGAGGTCCGCACGGTCTTCGTCGGCGGCGGCACGCCCACGCTGCTGGCCGCGGACGACCTGGTGCGGATGCTGGGCGCGATCCGCGACGAGTTCGGCCTCGCGGCCGATGCGGAGGTCACGACCGAGGCCAACCCGGAGTCGGTCGACCCGGCGTACCTGGCGACGCTGCGGGAGGGCGGCTTCAACCGGATCTCCTTCGGCATGCAGAGCGCCCGGCAGCACGTCCTGAAGATCCTCGACCGCACCCACACGCCGGGCCGCCCGGAGCGTTGCGTGACGGAGGCCCGGGCGGCGGGCTTCGAGCACGTCAACCTCGACCTGATCTACGGCACGCCGGGGGAGTCGGACGACGACTGGCGGGCATCCCTGGAGGCGGCGATCGGGGCGGGCCCGGACCATGTGTCGGCGTACGCCCTGATCGTCGAGGAGGGCACGCAGCTCGCCCGCCGCATCCGCCGCGGCGAGATCCCCATGACCGACGACGACGTCCACGCGGACCGGTACCTGATCGCGGAGTCGGTGCTGTCGGCGGCGGGCTTCGACTGGTACGAGGTCTCCAACTGGGCCACCTCCGCCTCCGGCCGCTGCCTGCACAACGAGCTCTATTGGCGCGGCGCCGACTGGTGGGGCGCGGGACCGGGTGCCCACTCCCACGTGGGGGGCGTGCGCTGGTGGAACGTGAAGCATCCGGGGGCGTACGCGGCGGCTCTGGCGGCGGGGAAGTCGCCGGGGGCGGGGCGCGAGGTGCTGTCCGACGAGGACCGCCGGGTGGAGCGGATCCTGCTGGAGCTGCGGCTGCGGGAGGGCGTGCCGCTGTCGCTGCTGAAGGAGGAGGGGCTGGCGGCTTCGCGGCGGGCGCTGGCTGAGGGGCTGCTGGAGGGCGGGTCGTATGAGGAGGGGCGGGCCGTGCTGACGCTGCGCGGGCGGCTGCTGGCGGACGCGGTGGTGCGGGATCTGGTGGACTGA
- a CDS encoding SpoIIE family protein phosphatase, whose protein sequence is MGAIPTQRETASCAGDPAAPRGAAAGTEMCATLPGSPLAPGRARVLVRTALKEWADAGPDVPGRLAEDVLVVVSELVTNAVVHAGTDVELTCRLEPDTGACVVEVSDHHPSRAPRDSAGETSYEPPEYGRGLRLVAALAESWGITYRTGAKTVWARLPAAGRAEDEGVEAYAPERGLGVAEILAPDPQRADRDREWLGRGALSFLAEASDLLAGQLDEDLVAALTGQLLVPRLADWCAVWLEDESTVRGGWSDGTGAAGPRLARVWHGSENRVEELRLALEKDPPRPPAGGPQSGPVQHPWPGEALGPHAADGAALAYRLIAGGRPLGTLVIGRAGLRRFPDEVTGLVEDLSRRVALAIGAARQYARQATISAVLQRGLLPGAVAEIPGMRSALVYEPCDKGGPSGDFYDLFPAGDGRWCFAVGDVQGKGPEAAVVIGLARPWLRLLAREGYGVADVLDRLNQLLLDDATEAADAAARALVGPVGPGDGPQNRFLSLLYGELAPFEGGVRCTLASAGHPLPLVLGRAGDVRTVARPQTLLGVIEDETYMCETFELGPGDTLLCVTDGVTERRSGSRQFDDGDGLAAALADCAGLDAELVADRIRRLVHEFGARPPEDDLALLVLQAE, encoded by the coding sequence ATGGGGGCCATTCCGACGCAACGGGAAACCGCTTCCTGCGCCGGCGACCCGGCTGCGCCCCGGGGCGCGGCAGCGGGTACGGAGATGTGTGCCACGCTCCCGGGAAGCCCCCTCGCGCCGGGCCGCGCCCGAGTCCTGGTGCGCACGGCGCTGAAGGAGTGGGCGGATGCCGGACCGGACGTCCCCGGCCGGCTGGCCGAGGACGTCCTGGTCGTCGTCAGCGAACTGGTCACCAACGCCGTCGTGCACGCGGGCACCGACGTGGAGCTGACCTGCCGGCTGGAGCCGGACACCGGCGCGTGCGTCGTCGAGGTGTCCGACCACCACCCCTCGCGCGCCCCCCGCGACAGCGCCGGCGAGACGTCGTACGAGCCCCCGGAGTACGGCCGCGGCCTGCGCCTGGTCGCCGCGCTCGCCGAGTCCTGGGGCATCACCTACCGGACGGGCGCCAAGACGGTGTGGGCGCGGCTGCCGGCGGCCGGGCGTGCGGAGGACGAGGGCGTGGAGGCGTACGCCCCGGAGCGCGGCCTCGGTGTCGCCGAGATCCTCGCGCCGGACCCGCAGCGCGCCGACCGGGACCGCGAGTGGCTGGGCCGCGGCGCCCTGTCCTTCCTCGCCGAGGCCTCCGACCTGCTGGCCGGGCAGCTCGACGAGGATCTGGTGGCCGCGCTCACCGGCCAGCTGCTCGTGCCGCGGCTCGCCGACTGGTGCGCGGTCTGGCTGGAGGACGAGTCCACCGTGCGCGGCGGCTGGAGCGACGGGACCGGCGCGGCCGGGCCGCGTCTCGCCCGCGTCTGGCACGGCAGCGAGAACCGCGTCGAGGAGCTTCGCCTGGCCCTGGAGAAGGACCCCCCGCGCCCGCCCGCCGGAGGACCGCAGTCCGGGCCCGTCCAGCATCCCTGGCCCGGCGAGGCGCTCGGCCCGCACGCGGCGGACGGCGCGGCCCTTGCCTACCGCCTGATCGCGGGCGGCCGCCCGCTCGGCACGCTGGTCATCGGACGGGCCGGCCTGCGCCGGTTCCCCGACGAGGTCACCGGGCTGGTGGAGGACCTCAGCCGCCGGGTCGCGCTCGCCATCGGCGCGGCCCGGCAGTACGCCCGCCAGGCCACCATCAGCGCCGTCCTCCAGCGCGGCCTGCTGCCCGGCGCAGTCGCCGAGATCCCGGGGATGCGCAGCGCCCTCGTCTACGAGCCGTGCGACAAGGGCGGACCGAGCGGCGACTTCTACGACCTCTTCCCGGCCGGTGACGGCCGCTGGTGCTTCGCCGTGGGCGATGTGCAGGGCAAGGGTCCCGAGGCCGCCGTCGTCATCGGGCTGGCGCGGCCCTGGCTGCGACTGCTGGCCCGCGAGGGGTACGGCGTGGCCGACGTCCTCGACCGCCTCAACCAGCTCCTCCTCGACGACGCCACCGAGGCCGCCGACGCCGCCGCCCGCGCGCTCGTCGGTCCCGTCGGCCCCGGCGACGGCCCCCAGAACCGCTTCCTGTCCCTCCTCTACGGCGAGCTCGCCCCCTTCGAGGGCGGCGTCCGCTGCACCCTCGCCTCCGCCGGGCACCCGCTGCCGCTGGTCCTCGGGCGCGCGGGCGACGTCCGTACGGTCGCGCGGCCGCAGACCCTGCTCGGGGTGATCGAGGACGAGACGTACATGTGCGAGACCTTCGAGCTCGGCCCCGGCGACACCCTGCTGTGCGTCACGGACGGTGTGACCGAGCGGCGCTCCGGCTCCCGCCAGTTCGACGACGGCGACGGGCTCGCGGCGGCGCTCGCCGACTGTGCCGGGCTCGACGCGGAACTGGTCGCGGACCGCATACGCCGGCTGGTGCACGAGTTCGGGGCGAGACCGCCGGAGGACGACCTGGCCCTGCTCGTGCTGCAGGCGGAGTAG
- a CDS encoding long-chain fatty acid--CoA ligase, producing the protein MSDAQTLIENRPPSVAALFLERVAATPDAEAYRYPVPPSSGEGPDEWKALSWAQAAERVYAIAAGLIELGVRPEQRVALAASTRVEWLLADLGIMCAGAATTTVYPQTNADESAFILSDSESRVLIAENAEQVAKAVEKRAELPDLHHVVVIDPAGVETGDWVLTLAELESRGTAYLEKHPELIKERVGAITRDQLATLIYTSGTTGRPKGVRLPHDNWSYMAKAIASTGLIGPEDVQYLWLPLAHVFGKVLTSGQIEVGHVTAVDGRVDKIIENLPVVRPTYMAAVPRIFEKVYNGVAAKARAGGGAKYKIFQWASEVAREYGKVTQDNFRRTGTHAAPFGLAAKHKVADALVFSKIRDAFGGNLRACVSGSAALAPEIGYFFSGAGIPILEGYGLTESSAASFVNPGEAYRTGTVGKPLPGTEVRIADDGEILLRGPGIMQGYHKLPEKTAEVLESDGWFHTGDIGELSPDGYLRITDRKKDLIKTSGGKYVAPAEVEGQFKAVCPYVSNILVHGADRNFCTALIALDEVAILEWAKENGLDGKSYADIVAAPQTVEMVDGYVKQLNEGLQRWQTIKKFRLLPRDLDVEHGEITPSLKLKRPVVEREYKHLIDEMYAGTREA; encoded by the coding sequence GTGAGCGACGCACAGACCCTGATCGAGAACCGTCCGCCGTCCGTGGCGGCCCTCTTCCTGGAGCGTGTGGCGGCCACACCGGACGCAGAGGCCTACCGCTACCCGGTACCGCCGTCCTCCGGCGAGGGCCCGGACGAATGGAAGGCGCTGAGCTGGGCGCAGGCCGCCGAGCGGGTCTACGCCATCGCGGCCGGACTCATCGAGCTCGGTGTGCGGCCGGAGCAGCGCGTCGCGCTCGCCGCCTCCACACGGGTCGAGTGGCTCCTCGCCGACCTCGGCATCATGTGCGCCGGCGCCGCCACGACCACCGTCTACCCGCAGACCAACGCCGACGAGTCGGCCTTCATCCTCTCCGACTCCGAGAGCAGGGTGCTCATCGCGGAGAACGCCGAGCAGGTGGCCAAGGCGGTGGAGAAGCGTGCCGAGCTGCCCGACCTGCACCACGTCGTCGTCATCGACCCGGCCGGCGTCGAGACCGGCGACTGGGTGCTCACCCTGGCGGAGCTGGAGAGCCGCGGCACCGCCTATCTGGAGAAGCACCCCGAGCTGATCAAGGAGCGGGTCGGCGCGATCACCCGGGACCAGCTCGCCACCCTCATCTACACCTCGGGCACCACCGGCCGGCCCAAGGGTGTCCGCCTCCCGCACGACAACTGGTCGTACATGGCGAAGGCGATCGCCTCGACCGGCCTGATCGGCCCCGAGGACGTGCAGTACCTCTGGCTGCCGCTCGCGCACGTCTTCGGCAAGGTCCTCACCTCGGGCCAGATCGAGGTGGGACACGTCACCGCCGTCGACGGCCGCGTCGACAAGATCATCGAGAACCTTCCGGTGGTGCGCCCGACCTACATGGCGGCCGTCCCGCGCATCTTCGAGAAGGTCTACAACGGTGTCGCCGCCAAGGCCCGCGCGGGCGGCGGGGCCAAGTACAAGATCTTCCAGTGGGCCTCCGAGGTCGCCCGCGAGTACGGCAAGGTCACGCAGGACAACTTCCGGCGCACCGGCACCCACGCCGCGCCGTTCGGCCTCGCCGCCAAGCACAAGGTCGCCGACGCCCTCGTCTTCTCCAAGATCCGCGACGCCTTCGGCGGCAACCTGCGCGCCTGCGTGTCCGGCTCGGCGGCCCTCGCCCCGGAGATCGGCTACTTCTTCTCCGGCGCCGGCATCCCCATCCTGGAGGGCTACGGCCTCACCGAGTCCTCCGCGGCCTCCTTCGTCAACCCCGGCGAGGCCTACCGCACCGGCACCGTCGGCAAGCCGCTGCCCGGCACCGAGGTCCGTATCGCCGACGACGGCGAGATCCTGCTGCGCGGTCCCGGCATCATGCAGGGCTACCACAAGCTGCCCGAGAAGACCGCTGAGGTGCTGGAGTCCGACGGCTGGTTCCACACCGGCGACATCGGCGAGCTCTCCCCGGACGGCTACCTGCGCATCACCGACCGCAAGAAGGACCTCATCAAGACCTCCGGCGGCAAGTACGTCGCCCCTGCCGAGGTCGAGGGCCAGTTCAAGGCCGTGTGCCCGTACGTCTCCAACATCCTCGTGCACGGCGCAGACCGGAACTTCTGCACCGCCCTCATCGCCCTCGACGAGGTCGCGATCCTGGAGTGGGCCAAGGAGAACGGCCTGGACGGCAAGTCCTACGCCGACATCGTCGCCGCGCCGCAGACGGTCGAGATGGTCGACGGCTACGTCAAGCAGCTCAACGAGGGCCTGCAGCGCTGGCAGACCATCAAGAAGTTCCGCCTGCTGCCGCGCGACCTCGACGTCGAGCACGGCGAGATCACCCCGAGCCTGAAGCTGAAGCGGCCGGTGGTGGAGCGCGAGTACAAGCACCTGATCGACGAGATGTACGCGGGCACGCGCGAGGCCTGA
- the lepA gene encoding translation elongation factor 4, with protein sequence MPATPTHVPEPSRTDPALIRNFCIIAHIDHGKSTLADRMLQLTGVVEQRQMRAQYLDRMDIERERGITIKSQAVRLPWAPTHDPGNTHILNMIDTPGHVDFTYEVSRSLAACEGTILLVDAAQGIEAQTLANLYLAMENDLTIIPVLNKIDLPAAQPEKFAEELANLVGCDPDDVLKVSAKTGLGVEALLDKVVAEIPAPVGVKDAPARAMIFDSVYDSYRGVVTYVRVIDGQLNKRERIRMMSTGATHELLEIGTNSPEMLPADGLGVGEVGYLITGVKDVRQSKVGDTVTSQQKGATEALGGYKDPKPMVFSGLYPLDGSDYPELREALDKLQLNDAALVYEPETSAALGFGFRVGFLGLLHLDVIRERLEREFGLDLIATAPNVVYRVIMEDGTEHTVTNPSEFPEGKIQEVFEPVVRATILAPTEFIGAIMELCQTRRGTLLGMDYLSEDRVEIRYTLPLAEIVFDFFDQLKSKTRGYASLDYEPTGEQSSSLVKVDILLHGDKVDAFSAITHKDQAYAYGVRLVAKLKELIPRQNFEVPVQAAIGSRVIARETIRAIRKDVLAKCYGGDISRKRKLLEKQKEGKKRMKMVGSVEVPQEAFIAVLSSDDSAGSVKGKK encoded by the coding sequence GTGCCCGCGACCCCTACCCATGTGCCCGAGCCGAGCCGTACCGACCCGGCTCTGATCCGCAACTTCTGCATCATCGCGCACATCGACCACGGCAAGTCCACGCTCGCCGACCGGATGCTCCAGCTGACCGGCGTGGTCGAGCAGCGGCAGATGCGCGCCCAGTACCTCGACCGCATGGACATCGAGCGCGAGCGCGGCATCACGATCAAGTCCCAGGCGGTGCGTCTGCCGTGGGCGCCCACCCATGACCCGGGCAACACGCACATCCTCAACATGATCGACACCCCGGGGCACGTCGACTTCACGTACGAGGTCTCCCGGTCGCTCGCCGCCTGCGAGGGGACCATCCTCCTCGTCGACGCCGCCCAGGGCATCGAGGCCCAGACCCTCGCCAACCTCTACCTGGCGATGGAGAACGACCTCACGATCATCCCGGTGCTCAACAAGATCGACCTGCCGGCCGCGCAGCCGGAGAAGTTCGCCGAGGAGCTCGCCAATCTCGTCGGCTGCGACCCCGACGACGTGCTGAAGGTCTCCGCCAAGACCGGCCTCGGAGTGGAGGCGCTGCTCGACAAGGTCGTCGCCGAGATCCCCGCCCCGGTCGGCGTCAAGGACGCCCCCGCCCGCGCGATGATCTTCGACTCCGTCTACGACTCCTACCGCGGTGTCGTGACGTACGTCCGCGTCATCGACGGCCAGCTCAACAAGCGCGAGCGCATCAGGATGATGTCCACCGGCGCCACCCACGAGCTGCTGGAGATCGGTACCAACTCGCCGGAGATGCTGCCGGCCGACGGCCTCGGTGTCGGCGAGGTGGGCTACCTCATCACCGGTGTGAAGGACGTACGCCAGTCCAAGGTCGGTGACACCGTCACCAGTCAGCAGAAGGGGGCCACGGAGGCGCTCGGGGGCTACAAGGACCCCAAGCCCATGGTCTTCTCGGGCCTTTATCCGCTGGACGGCTCCGACTACCCGGAGCTGCGTGAGGCCCTCGACAAGCTCCAGCTCAACGACGCCGCGCTCGTCTACGAGCCGGAGACCTCCGCCGCCCTCGGCTTCGGCTTCCGCGTCGGCTTCCTCGGCCTGCTCCACCTCGACGTGATCCGTGAGCGGCTGGAGCGCGAGTTCGGGCTCGACCTGATCGCCACCGCGCCCAACGTGGTCTACCGCGTGATCATGGAGGACGGCACCGAACACACCGTCACCAATCCGAGTGAATTCCCCGAGGGCAAGATCCAGGAGGTGTTCGAGCCCGTCGTACGGGCCACGATCCTGGCGCCCACCGAGTTCATCGGCGCGATCATGGAGCTGTGCCAGACCCGCCGCGGCACCCTGCTCGGCATGGACTACCTGTCCGAGGACCGCGTCGAGATCCGCTACACGCTCCCGCTCGCGGAGATCGTCTTCGACTTCTTCGACCAGCTGAAGTCCAAGACCCGCGGCTACGCCTCCCTCGACTACGAGCCCACCGGCGAGCAGTCCAGCTCCCTGGTCAAGGTCGACATCCTGCTGCACGGCGACAAGGTGGACGCCTTCTCGGCGATCACCCACAAGGACCAGGCGTACGCGTACGGCGTCCGGCTCGTCGCCAAGCTCAAGGAGCTCATCCCGCGGCAGAACTTCGAGGTGCCGGTGCAGGCCGCCATCGGCTCCCGCGTGATCGCCCGCGAGACCATCCGCGCCATCCGCAAGGACGTCCTCGCCAAGTGCTACGGCGGTGACATCTCCCGCAAGCGGAAGCTGCTGGAGAAGCAGAAGGAGGGCAAGAAGCGGATGAAGATGGTGGGTTCCGTGGAGGTTCCCCAGGAGGCGTTCATCGCGGTGCTCTCCAGCGATGACAGCGCGGGGTCGGTCAAGGGCAAGAAGTGA
- the rpsT gene encoding 30S ribosomal protein S20 has translation MANIKSQIKRIKTNEKARLRNKAVKSSLKTAIRKAREAAAAGDVEKATELQRAAARALDKAVSKGVIHKNQAANKKSALASQVATLKG, from the coding sequence GTGGCGAACATCAAGTCCCAGATCAAGCGGATCAAGACCAACGAGAAGGCCCGGCTGCGCAACAAGGCCGTCAAGTCCTCCCTGAAGACCGCGATCCGCAAGGCCCGTGAGGCCGCTGCCGCGGGTGACGTCGAGAAGGCCACCGAGCTGCAGCGCGCTGCCGCGCGTGCGCTCGACAAGGCCGTCTCGAAGGGCGTCATCCACAAGAACCAGGCCGCCAACAAGAAGTCGGCGCTGGCTTCCCAGGTCGCGACCCTCAAGGGCTGA
- the holA gene encoding DNA polymerase III subunit delta: MARKTANDDPLAPVTLAVGQEDLLLDRAVREVVAAARAADADTDVRDLTSDQLQPGTLAELTSPSLFAERKVVVVRDAQDLSADTVKDVKAYLGAPAEEITLVLLHAGGAKGKGLLDAARKAGAREVACPKMTKPADRLAFVRGEFRGLGRSATPEACQALVDAIGSDLRELASAAAQLVADVEGTIDEAVVGRYYTGRAEASSFTVADRAVEGRAAEALEALRWSLATGVAPVMITSALAQGVRAIGKLSSARGGRPADLARELGMPPWKIDRVRQQMRGWTPDGVAVALRAVAEADAGVKGGGDDPEYALEKAVVTIARAARSRGRA; encoded by the coding sequence ATGGCCAGGAAGACTGCGAATGACGATCCCCTCGCCCCCGTGACGCTCGCCGTGGGCCAGGAGGACCTTCTGCTCGACCGTGCCGTGCGGGAGGTGGTGGCCGCCGCCAGGGCCGCCGACGCGGACACGGACGTACGGGACCTGACCTCGGACCAGTTGCAACCCGGCACGCTGGCCGAGCTGACGAGTCCGTCGCTCTTCGCGGAGCGCAAGGTCGTGGTCGTGCGCGACGCGCAGGACCTGTCGGCCGACACGGTCAAGGACGTGAAGGCGTATCTCGGGGCGCCCGCCGAGGAGATCACGCTCGTGCTGCTGCACGCGGGCGGCGCCAAGGGCAAGGGACTGCTCGACGCCGCGCGCAAGGCGGGGGCACGTGAGGTGGCCTGCCCGAAGATGACCAAGCCGGCGGACCGGCTGGCCTTCGTACGGGGCGAGTTCCGCGGCCTCGGGCGCTCGGCCACCCCCGAGGCGTGCCAGGCGCTGGTCGACGCGATCGGGAGCGATCTGCGGGAGCTGGCGTCGGCGGCGGCGCAGTTGGTCGCCGATGTCGAGGGGACGATCGACGAGGCCGTCGTCGGGCGTTACTACACCGGGCGGGCCGAGGCATCCAGCTTCACGGTCGCCGACCGGGCCGTCGAGGGACGGGCGGCGGAGGCGCTGGAGGCGTTGCGCTGGTCGCTGGCGACGGGCGTGGCGCCCGTGATGATCACCAGCGCGCTGGCGCAGGGCGTGCGGGCGATCGGGAAGCTGTCGTCGGCGCGGGGAGGCCGGCCGGCCGATCTGGCGCGCGAACTCGGCATGCCGCCCTGGAAGATCGACCGGGTGCGGCAGCAGATGCGCGGCTGGACCCCGGACGGAGTGGCCGTGGCGCTGCGCGCGGTGGCCGAGGCGGACGCCGGAGTGAAGGGCGGCGGGGACGATCCGGAGTACGCCCTGGAGAAGGCGGTCGTGACGATCGCCCGAGCGGCCCGTTCCCGGGGCCGGGCCTAA